GGGCCTGCCATTGCTGGCTGCCCCAGCGTGCGCGCCAGCTCAGGGCCAGCGCGTCCTGGTGGCGCTGGCCGGCCAGCGTCGGGCTGTACTGGGTGGACGGGTTCAGCAGCTCGTCCTCGCGGCGCTCGAGCAGCGCACCCAGCTGCTGGTTGGCGCCCAGCGCCAGATCGTGCTGCAGCAGCCAGTGGCGCTGCTGGGTCTCGGTGCGGTAGTACGACGGCTGGGTTTCATAGGTGTTGCGGGTTTCGCCCAGCTGGGCCCGGGTGACCGAGCCATCGGCCCAGCGCCCGCTCCATCCGGCACCGGCCACTTGCAGGCTGTGGCGCGACACATCGTCGACACCGGCCGTGCCGTCGTACTGCGCACGCAGCCGGCCGCTCAGCCATTGGGCATCGAGGCGCTGGCCCGGCGCCAGATCCAGCCCCACACCGGCCTGCACGCCCTGCCGGCGCCAGCCATCGCGGTCGGGGTTGCGGCTCGGGCGGGCGTCAAGGCCATCGGCCTGCTCGGCCATCACCGACAGCGCGCCGTCCAAGGCACCAGCCTTGCCGGACAGCGCCGCGCGGCCGCGCAGCAGGCCCTCGCTGCCGGCCGTCAGCGCGGCGCTGGCACTGGTTTTTCCAGCCTCGCGGCGGGTGAACAGCTGCACCACACCGGCAATGGCGTCAGAGCCGTAGATCGCCGCGGCCGGGCCGCGCAACACTTCCACGCGCTCCACCAGGTCCAGCGGCAGCAGCTCCCACGGCGCGCCGCCGGTGCTCTGGCCGTCGACCCGCAGGCCGTCGATGTACACCGCCACATGCCGCGTCTCGCTGCCGCGCACGAACACGCTGGTGGTCGAGCCGCTGCCGCCGTTGCGCGCCAGCTCCATCCCCGGCAGGCGCACCAGCAGGTCGCCCAGGTTGATGGCGCCGCTGCGCTCGATGGCGTTGCGGTCGAGCACCGACACATCGGCCAGCACATCGGCCGCCGCCTGCGGCGCCCGCGCCGCGGTGACCACCACCGATTGCGCCGAAGAAGGTGACGATGGTGAGGCCTGGGCCAATGCCGCCGAAGCAGCCAGGCACAGCAGCGCCGCCACGGAAGTTGCACGCAGGCGAACGAACGGGGCCCGATGGCCCGACAAGCAGATGGACATGTGAAACGAGGAAATGCAGCAGCCTGTGCCTGGCCGCTTCCCCGCGGCCGAGCACGTCATGGTGGGCCGCGCATGGCGCGGCACACCCCCTCGTTGGCCGGTATCCGGGCTGGCGGAGACAACCCCTGTGGCCTTCCCGGCTCATCAAAGAACCAGTGGCATGCGACACAGGAGCGGGGGCCCGATCCAGCCGATTGGCCAGACACGAACCCCGTCCGCTTACCGTTGCGGGGGCAGCGCAGGTTGGGTCTCGTCCGGAGGACGGCAGACCTTCCTGCTTCCCGTTTAACCGGGCCATGACGACGCACGACCCGAAGCACCAACGTGGGCCGAATGCTAACAGCCGACGCTGTCACGACGCCTACAATCGAGCAACACTCCCTGAACCCGGGGCCGACCCCAGCGTCCATGTCCAGTCTCGAAGACCTTGCCGACCGCATCGAACGACTCGTGCTGCGGCATGAGGAGTTGAAGCGCACCAATGCGCTGCTGCAGCAGCAGCTCGACGGCGTGAGCACCGAGCGCGACAGCCTGCGCTCGCGCCTGGCCGCAGCGCGTGCGCGCATCGACGCCCTGCTCGACCGCCTGCCGCCCGAACCGCTGGCCGTGCCGGTGGCGCCGGCCGCCCGCAACGCCACGCTCGACGACGCGCTGCCCGCCAGCGGCCAGGAATGACCCGCGCATGAAGCAGATCGAAGCCACCATCCTGGGCCAGAGCTACATGCTGGCCTGCCCGCCCGGCGGCGAGCGCCTGCTGCTCGACGCCGTGGCCATCGTCGACCGCGAGATGAGCGCCATCCGCGATGCCGGCAAGGTCAAGGCGCGCGAGCGCATTGCCGTGCTCACCGCACTGAACCTGGCCTACCAGCAGGCCGAGCGCGCCAGCGCGCCGGCCCCGGCCACGCAGCCCGGCCCAGCGGGCTCGGCGGCCGAGCACACCAGCCTCGATCTGGCACCGCTGATCCGGCGCATCGACGCTGCCCTCGGCGACGACGGCC
The genomic region above belongs to Aquabacterium sp. OR-4 and contains:
- a CDS encoding TonB-dependent receptor domain-containing protein — translated: MAALLCLAASAALAQASPSSPSSAQSVVVTAARAPQAAADVLADVSVLDRNAIERSGAINLGDLLVRLPGMELARNGGSGSTTSVFVRGSETRHVAVYIDGLRVDGQSTGGAPWELLPLDLVERVEVLRGPAAAIYGSDAIAGVVQLFTRREAGKTSASAALTAGSEGLLRGRAALSGKAGALDGALSVMAEQADGLDARPSRNPDRDGWRRQGVQAGVGLDLAPGQRLDAQWLSGRLRAQYDGTAGVDDVSRHSLQVAGAGWSGRWADGSVTRAQLGETRNTYETQPSYYRTETQQRHWLLQHDLALGANQQLGALLERREDELLNPSTQYSPTLAGQRHQDALALSWRARWGSQQWQAHWRHDRDSEFGKKPTASLAWGWGFAPTWRVGLSAASAFRAPTLFQRFSDYGNASLKSETSRNVEASLRWQAGASEASLVVFRNRVGNLIDWTGSGDCKSRLDDPTWGGCYNNVGRARLQGVTLAGLTRLAGVALSASLDYHDPRNLDTDRLLARRARVTGTLAADTTLAGWELGLDWRASGQRYDIDNKTLAGYGLLGLRAEHALMAGLRIEVRVDNLTDQRYETARTYASSGRTGQVGLRWTL
- the zapB gene encoding cell division protein ZapB yields the protein MSSLEDLADRIERLVLRHEELKRTNALLQQQLDGVSTERDSLRSRLAAARARIDALLDRLPPEPLAVPVAPAARNATLDDALPASGQE
- a CDS encoding cell division protein ZapA is translated as MKQIEATILGQSYMLACPPGGERLLLDAVAIVDREMSAIRDAGKVKARERIAVLTALNLAYQQAERASAPAPATQPGPAGSAAEHTSLDLAPLIRRIDAALGDDGHLL